Below is a window of Humulus lupulus chromosome 9, drHumLupu1.1, whole genome shotgun sequence DNA.
cccttttaattatatcttgtttccttaagtaccattgactttactagtgaatgttgagtcataactaaattatgaatttggctcaataacctttcattctcaaaagtcaacccttaagagaaccattgcTCAATCTcttataagaaggtatagattccatatatgtatactatgtcctcaaccatttacattaatgagttcccaaaacaaaagtttctagcctaatcattctggcaaaccataacgagtgaatcaaagaactcatgtaacataaacatgagttcatagtaactttatgattaagatctatttgtatatgatcaccagttgatatatttaattaatactttgaaacaatatttaactaagtattaataaacatatctggtccagttctatatattctctaatatataaagtacatccactaaagtgtcctactacactagtaatccagatctagatcacatgtattcataatactagtggaccgtacttgcagtaattaatctaaagattccagaactttattttactgtgaactattcaagttcatttatctcaaatacaatcctcccgtaccaatacgtggttgagatcacatatatgaactcaggagttttttttttatatttacttaatattatcacataataatataatccattaaatatatgcataacaaattcaatttatttatttatttcttaaaacaatgtctactacatatgctttcagggcacaattcccaacaacttCTTGCCTACAGTTAACGTGGACTCGTTCGAATACGTCAGGCGCTGTGACAAGTGTCTGCGGTTCGCTTCAATCCCACAAGCTCCACCAACCCAGTTCACCATAATGAGCtctccatggccattcgcggtatggggaatcgacctcatagaatccttgccaacaggaaaagggggagtaaaatatgtcgtagttgctgttgattacttcacaaagtggatcAAGGCCGAACCTCTAGCtactatcacctcgaagaaagctTTGGATTTCGGggtgaaaaatataatttgcTGATACGGGGTACCAAagaaaatagtatcagacaacaAGACCCAATTTGATAGCAAATTGTTTACACAGTTCtacgaaaagaatgggataatcaaaAGTTTTTCCTCAGTGGCCCGTCCAtaagcaaatggccaggtcgaagaaGTGAACAAAAATCTGAAGAGCTCTATTAAGAAGAGGCTCGAataggctaaaggaaaatggccagaAGAATTACCACGAGTCCTTGGGCCTACAAAATGACAGTTCGGACCTCAACAAGACATACCCTCTTCTCCCTGGCTTACGGTTGCGAAGCTATGCTACCTATTGAGGTCAAAATCCAAACAATCAGGCGTGAGGCATACGACcagacctcaaaccaatcccagctcaaagaaactctatacctaattgaagaaaaacgagacgAAGCCCAACTTAAGAACGCTGCATACCTgcaaagggctacaagatacttcaacaagagggttcgagatagaaaatttggattgggataTTTGGTGCTCAGACGCGTGTTTTTGGCCACATGAGACCCCTTTGcaggcgtgctcgggcctaattgggaaggaccataccaaatcgaatccatcattcgacctggtgtttataaactagcgagaTTAAATGGAGAATCGGTACCACAAGCTTggatggtgaacatctacgaccttattatcagtaatgtaggaatgctGTTTATTCATTTGTAACCCAGCATGTACTTAATTTTTTCCTTTTATCAATAAAGCAatgatttttattcaaattttgtgtatttttattgttgtactttttgcaagctctcaaaattaaataacttaagattgcaatcataggatattaacgGGGCATAAGTgatatacaataataccataCGCTCGAAAGtataacattaataaaaatgaaataaaaatttgTGAAACTGTATGGATTATTAACAAAACACACACTAAACAAATCTAGAATGAACCGGAAAACTCCATTCGATAATAATTAAAAGTTAAAATTCTAGATTAACCAACAAAAATTATAAGTCGAGACAAAGCTTGAAATGTTTGCAAAGaggtttcgacctcacaacctcgagaccatactcgaggatgaggaaaagttactataaataagcaagaaataactagattAATGAGGTTACATGTCGAAAAGTATTTTAAGCGAAGATACGAGGTAAAAGTAATATTGGATTTTGAGGATAACGAAGTCGAAAAAATGTGCAAACGAATGAACTTTGTATGAATACATGGAAATTTGAACTCAAGCATGACAAGTATTTGTATGGATAAACATATATAGAAGTAAATACTCTATGGgcatgctcaaaatatttcgaggCTAGAAATGTGGAGTATGCGATAAAGGAAAAAAGGCGTTAAAGATACAATATGCATAAAGATTTCATTAAAGAGATTTAAGCATAAAATATAATCTATcgttaaaatataaaaaaaaactcaaacctcAAGTTTTAATTGTCCCTGCCCCaaggtcataaaaaaaatataattacaagaATGGGTCGCAACCCATAAGATGGTCTTCAAGGATCAACAGCTCCATCAACCGTAGTCCCGGCTTGCTCGGAGGCCTCCGCCGCTTCTTCGGCATCGAGCCTGGCCTCTTCCTCCTCCAGTCGAGCCTGCCACTTGGTGATAAACTCGGTCTCCCTGTCGGATAgaaagctggtatcgaggtcatgATTGTTGGCACAAATTTGATACATCACCATGTCTTCGACGCGATCTTTTTTGGTcttaaactcctcaagaagacgagccttctccCTCTCGATGAATTCAAAAGTTGTCTTCTTGTCCTCTTCCAACTTGGCGTTAAGCTCCTAGACCCTCTTAATCTCTGCATCTCTAGCTTCCACCTCTGTCTAGGCCGCTTCTAGCTCTAGCCGAGCATTTTTAAGATCTTCCTCAGCTCTAAGCTGAGTATCTCTGGCCTCTTGGGTATGCACCTTGCTTGTTGTGACCTCGCGATTTAGAATAAAATTATGCTGAACGAAGGATAAGAAGGCCCGCAGTTAAAAACTGATGTTAGAAACGAAGAAATAAGAAGTTGGCACGGAAACAAGGAGCCTACCAGTTCTGAGAAAATAACTTACTGAAGAGAGAACTCTCCACTCTTGTCAAAAATAGTGTTGACATCTTGGCAGGTGGTTAGGAAGTCCCACTAGGGAGCCTCGAGGTTGTTAAGGCAATAACCCATGCGAGTCAATGCGTCAAAACCCAACTGCACCCCAGAGGTACCGGCAACACTTTCAACCACGAACTCAGGCACGTAGGTCGAGATCGTAAGATGGCGGTCTCGAATAGGAGGTTGAGCAAGATGAGCTTGCTTTGGTTGACCCACAGGAGAAAGGACCACGATTTCCGAGATGGTAGTAGGGTCGGTGACCAGGCACAGGTTGGACGACTTTGAGGTCGGTCGGGCTTCTTGGTGAGTTTGGAAGGGCGGCCTCCCTTTTGAGACGCCTGGTGTCATTTTTTTTGCTCTCGAGGCAACCAGATTGTTGAGGAGGTTGTCCAAGTCAGAATCCATCTCGccaaaaaaagaaaacaagatCAATTATGTTGAGAAAAGAAAAACTACACAAGTCTAATATTGAAAATGACTAAGTATTAGGAACCTAACTGGAGGACTCATTTGAGGTCGAGCTAGGGGACCAGGAAATTCTCGTATCTTCTGATGAGGCTAATGGAGTCCCCTCCCTAAAAGTAGGGGAcatcctcgaaaggtccctatagtcgttggtcctATACTGAACGAttatcccatcccaaacttcgtTTAAACTGTACATCGTTTGGTATTTCCCCAACCAGCGATCAAACCTATGTACCTTAAGGTCTACCCCTGACCAGACCATGAAATTGTTCTGGGGATTGTTAAATAAAACTATGGTATTGGGTTCCTGTTTAAGCAAAGTTTGAGGCCTCGTCTTGTGCTTCGTTACCCAAGCACGAAGGTTCGACGGGCCGAGGTACAGGGTCACGTGAGTTGAACCCACATGTTTACCTTGGGTGGGAATTTTGGCCGTTGGCATTGGGACTTCTTCCCTCCTTGCACACTTGCAGATTCCCAAGTCGTTTGTAGACTTGCCTTCACCAAGGAGGCCACAAAGCCAGAGCTTGTCCTCGTGAAGAAGGTAATTGAGAGATCTTCGACCGTAGGGGAGCTTAAGGATTGCTTCCCTATGGTCCGTCATGGCCTCTGTAGGCTGTGGGCGATGATAATTGGCTACAAGAAAAGATTGGATGAGCATTTCGAGctcaaaataaaagaagaaatcaAAGAACCATGACAGGATACTTACGAATCCACTGGAATGAGTAAAAATGGGGGGGAGCGAGACCGTCTGTCTAGAAGAACATGGtcttgaagttaggaggatggttaGGGATATCCTCGAACAACTGTctctcctttgggtagctcgaCAAATAGTAAAACTTGTCTCCACcatgagctcgggaggggttgctctTGAGGTCGAAGAGGTATAGAATCTCCCGTGCCGAAGGCCCATCCCAATTCATCTCATGGTATAAGGATCTAAGGGCGGCCAAGACCCTATATGAGTTGGTCTAGAGCTAGAACAGGGCAATGCCAGCATAGTCCGTGAAGCTCCGGAAGTAGTCCCTTAGGGGCAGTAAGGCCCCAGCTCGTATGTGCTCGCGACTCCAGACCGCGAGCTTAAACTTCCTCTTAGGATTGTCTTCGCTTGAAATGAAGTAAATCCTCTCGTCGGAGTTGGAGGGCCGACACATCATCTTGCTAGATAACTTTAACCCATGGTAGGATAATAATTATGATATATGCCTAGTCGAGGTAATGGAACTTTGGTAatgttcagcctcgaagaaaTTGTCCTCCGAGACTGGAATGGAAAAAGGCTTAGAGGTGGTCGGCTGGTTCGAAATACTCTCCATAAGGCTGAATGAGAGTgcactggggggggggggggggttaggtTACGATGACTTTAAGCTTAGGATCTAGTGGAATTGGCCGGATCTCGGGGTCTAGATCTGGAAACACAATAACTTTAAGCTTCCTTATTTTTCCCTCTTCGACCTCATCGATCTAGCGTCGAAAATGGGCTCAGATGTCCTATCTTTCGAGTTGTTCCTTGTGCTTCTGGATTAGCCATTGGTTCCATGTAAACAACGATTCAGATCGAGGAGAGGGTGGATAGTAAGGGATGGCAAAttcgggcccccaccgattctatgaagactgcgacatctaacaagaaagaaaaaggtgagggcccattataaAAATGAAAGTGGAAAATATTAAGATCTCGATAACTCGAGTTtgcaagctcgagataacgagatcATTTTAATTGAGCCTGAAGGTTCGAGAGAGCGAGATTAAATCAAATGCCAACACCAAACTATTATAAAGTTCGGGGCATCGAGAGTGTACCCACGCGAGAGTGGGGCAATTACTATCAGTTTAAGAGTATCCTGAATTCCTAGGAAAAGGTGGGCAGTTACCTAAAAAAGGAGATATTATCGGGATACGTGCGTTAAGCCCCAATCTAgaaccattttttttcttaagctacacgaaacctatATCCTAATACCCCATAACCTAAAAGGTTCCATTTTTACTGAGATTTCTTGCCTAAAGCATGTTTCTGATCAATGCAAGTCTATACAACCAAAAACTATCTATTGCAAAAGAGATTTCAAGAATCTAGTAGAAACCAGAAAAAATGTTCTTACGTATAGAGGcaacgcatatatatatatataaattatgagTGGTAAAGACCAGAAAACTTACACAAGGTTGTTTGTGGAAACAAGGAGATCGTCGACTGAAGAAGGGGAAGCAAAaatgatctcacggagtcgaagGTGGTGAGGTTACTTTGCTTCTTCGGtctggaaaacatgcaaagaaAAGAGCTCTGGTTCATGTTTCTTTTTCTTAAAGCTAAAATGCAAAAGTGAGTGAAGTGGTGAAGAAGAAAGAGTATATATAGGCAAAATGAATGGTAGAAGTCGAATGGAACTGGACCGTTGCATGATGAATTGAAAAAATCTGACGGATCCTATTCAATCTTGAAAATGGTGGCAAAAAGGGTATAGGAGAGGACGTGCGCAGGTAAAagggtactcaagtactctcggTAAGCAATCCCCCAgtgacacgtgtccacactcgagtgtggtagatgGGCACGTTTtctgaaagtgaagttcaaaagtttcattcttagaggattcaaaccaacacttttgagggaacaaaatgttacacccaaatttcgagaataaaataaatagcctcgaaatgtagacTTGAAAAGGTTAAGCTCGTATCTACAAATGTTAGCAGTACACTTATACGAATTGTCAAGTGGTTCCATATCTGTTATTAGCACTCGAGCATGAGCGCATTGTTTGAGtctgagttgcaggctcgaagacaCCAACCTTCTCTGAGGAACTTATTCGACCAAATTACTGGATGGGGAGGAGGTTATAACTGGAACGATGAGCTCGAAGCTTGGCCGACCTCGAGAGTGCGTCAACACAACGATCGAGCTCAGTGATGCGTTTGGCACGCGGAAATACTGTTTGGAAATCCCTACTTCATAGGGATTCATTACCATCATATATTAAATCTCTATTGTCATGAGATTTAATGTGATTAACACATTTatagtatttatttcaaatttatttgattgattgtaacttccctgaatcagaGGAAGATATTTTCACAACAAGGTCTATAAATAGCGTGGAGTATTCATTTGTATTCATGCACAAATTGTACtagagaatactctgccaaattgctttcatccacaactttgagagagtagtgataataacagtggctcgtggactagacagattttaactgctgaaccacgtaaaaaccctcagAATCCTTGACGAAAAACTAcgtaaaaaatattataaaatatcattatgataataatatttaatataagactacatatttaataattatattaatataaatttaaatgttataaaatatcattattataataatatataatacaaaattaaatatttaataattatattaatataaattcaaatatttaaaaatattattatgataataatatataatcgtaattttttactaattatataaataaaattaataaataaaagtaattaataaaagtaagaaaacatGAGTTGAATACTTGTATCCAGTATATAGATacatgattatatatattatacatggtaattgacttttttttttaaccaCCCAACCATCAAAGCCACTAAATGAAGGATCTAGCCGTTAACAAATTTCATCTATAAGTGCAGCTAGTTTAGTTTTCTTTAATATTAATCGAGCTGTATTCATGATGATTGAGGAGTGATACTTATCTTTCTTTCAAATTATATAACatattcaatatcaataatctaCGGATTCATAAAATTAAGATATCATGTTGAGGGAAGCATTAAAAGCTGTAAAATTATTAACCAAATACGTAATGGTATTATATATTCatgttttataaaaatataagtgAATTCTTCTACAGGGGCTTCATTTTAAGCTCTATCGGTGGGGCATTCAGTGTTCTtgatccgtgaacagttttcggcgcgatttttttttatgactgtatatattgtagctatttagggcatctgcaaattttcaaaaaattccgaatagtttacagtaccgaaaactaggttcaacatgttgttgcacgcgtgactaattttttttatgcgcgtggaaaacaacatgtttgaacctagttttcggtactgtaaactattcggaattttctgaaaatttgcaggatgctctaaatagctacaatatacatggtcataaaaaaaaaccgCGCTGAAAACTGTTTAGGAGTCGAGAAAcagtgagagccctaccggtaaggcttaaaatgaagcccctGTAGGAGAATTGTCCAATATAATATatacttttaaatatattttttagcgGGAGATTGAGCCGCACTTGGACTCAACTGGGTCCCTGGTTTCGCTGAGCTTATTTGTTTTAGAGAAAATCATTCTATTTGGAAAGAAAGTAAgtatttattcaaaatttataCATGTTTTCTCaacatttaaataattttgtAACAAACAAACAACCCCTAAAGATAAAAGCCAACTTTGCAATTACTTTGAAAATGATGAGCAAAGTGGGAAGATATGGTATTTTGGTATTACGTGTGTAAGGTGATGACATATATAGAACTATATGATGGATTGGATCCAGCCGTACTCGTTATGGTAACTATTTAATTTATTCCAATTCTATAACActctttttttttccctttccttTCACATTTTCATCTATTTCTACTCCAAAGTTGGTTTGGTTTTTCAGACTCCTTCAACATTGTTTGCTGCTAATATCTCGGTTTGTGACTGAATCTTTCTggtttttttgtttctttatatatgtatatttacttTTACAGTTGGATGTATTAGTCTCAAtacctctcttttctttttcttgcagACATGTTTTAACTCTGCTTTTTCTTCCAGACAGTGTAATTCTTTATTCAAGAAATGAATACAttgcattaaaataatcaactccATGCTTTAGGAATCTGAGTTATGGggcttaatttttaattttatattttattttaactgTTCTTCTATGACTTGCTTTTGGGTTTAAGAAATGAATTCTTTACATtagattttaaaatattatatggaCAATTTGACTTTCAATCCATTGATCGGTATTGATGCACCTTGTTTGATTGAGATGTCCCCTATAGGGGCCTTTaaatttgtttttgtttcttcaaaaatagaaaataggcatcatttttttattattattcctTTAATCTATTCTATTGGTTATGTAATCCATTTTCTTAAAGTGTAAATTTTTATGTCAACAACTATGACACATGACGTTTTTGTGAGAACAAAGAGTGTTTTGTGAGTAAAGGCAATTTTTGTTATGGAAGGGAATGGTCTTCAAATGTGTTATAGTAATgacattattttttataataaaagtTTGTAGGGGTACTAAACTTGACACATGCAAACTTGCACAAAGCTTACAATTTACAAATCTATTATCAGAAGGTATAAGGTCATGAATCATGATTTACTTTATGTCACTCATTTAGTAAAAATATTCAACTGCTACGAAAATATAAACTCTGTACACAAATTATATAAAAGAGACTAATAAAAAGAAATCTTACTTTGGATAAATAATACTACTTTTATAAGgcagttttattaaaaattagaaggaaaaaaaactgGCATTTAATCAAGTACAAAATAGGATACTAATTATTTATTCTACAATTGTATTATATTATTctcaaatataattaaaaaaatattaaaattcttttaaaaaaaaattctttctaATTATTATCAATGATTTAAGTATATATATTGTTTTCAATTATTATAAAAGACTGCGCAGTTCTATTTCCTAGTTAGCATAAAACCAAAACATTAAAATActtttctaataataataataataataataataataataataaatttatacaTTATAATGGtccttaaaaaaataataataataaattgggGCGACTAATTTATGTGGAAAAACAGTATTATACTAttgaaaaattagtgaaataaaTGTATTTAGTGTGATGTTTTGGggttaattatatttttatgataTAATGACACGTGTAGTGGTGGTCCAAGATTTCTGTTAGtactttttcttcttcatatgttACCACTAGGGTAGCAGTAGCAGTACGCATATTTTCCATGGTCGTATGGGGCAGAAGGTATGAAACACTAATGCTCTCTCTCACTCACTGATATAATACTTTGTACTCTCTTCTTTTTCTCCTTTCTCAGCTTTTGTCTGTGTTCTGTGACAGGTAATTAATTTTTTCgtataaaaacaataaatatgATGATACACAAGTAATTAAAGTAACTAGAAGCATTGATAGAACGAGCTCAgattttttgttatatatatatatatataactttgtttatttattttatgtttagcTTGGAAGAGAAGAAAGGGTTTATTATTGAGTGTTTGAAGAAAAGATTCATATCAACCATGACTTGTTCTAGCCAGAGAAATCACTTCACTCCTACTAAGCCCCATTTTTTCAAGATTATTCTTGAACAAACTCTTGCAAACACCAACTTAGTAAGTATAGtgctctctctatctctctttctCTGCTTCGACACATATTCTTCTCTGTGGTTTATGTATGTATATACACCAAATATACAGTTGTGATTCCTGTTAGCTTTATATGAGTTCTCAAGATAGTTTCTGTATTATTCAAGTGTAGTTTTTTTGTCCCAACTATTTTCCGTTTTCACTTTATAAAAGAATTGTTAGAGTTTCAGAGTATGAacgaagagagaaaaagagagcaAAGAAAGACTGAGCTGAAAATGATTTGTATTGATCTAATCTCAAAAATGCATAAAggtaaagtatatatatatatatatataactatatacaAGAGCTGTTGTAAGAAGCTATATTCTAACAAGGATGACATGTCATAGTGAGTCTTCTGATAtattgatttataattttttacgGTACTAATCATCGTTTCTGCAACATGAATTTTGTAAAGTTGTTTGCAACCATAGATTTTCTTAAATTTCCACAAGCAAAGGTACCCTGATCATCAGATCAAATGGCTTTAATTTGTATGGTGCGGTCATATAGTTAAATTTTCTAGTAACTCTCTTAACTATAGCGGTAACTTAACTTTCCTGTACATTTTATTTCTGCAGCAAATTCCTAAGACATTTTGGATGAAATATTGTGGTTCCTTATCGAGTCAAGTGATTCTTAAGCTTCCATGTGGATCAAGATGGGAGTTAGGGTTGACAAAAAGTGATGGAAAGATATGGATAGAAAAGGGTTGGAATAAATTTGCAGAACATTATTCTTTAAGTCGTGGAAACCTCTTAGTTTTTCAATATGAAGGGAACTCCATGTTCAATGTTATTATATTTGACAAAAGTACCGCGGAGATAGATTACCCTTCAAACCCAAATCATTTTGAGAAGCATGGCATTGACATAATACAATCCCATTCCCATGTTGGTAATAAAGATGATGTCTCTATTGAAGTTTTGGGCAGCTATCCTAAAACCAGGGACAAATCTCCATTACAATGTCCTCAGCCCCACAAGAAAAGGAAAACTAGTTCTTGTGGTAAATCTAAAGGTATTGATCATTGTAAAACTGATGAAAGCAATATTTCCATGTTAATTGTTAGCTTTATTGTTTGTTTTGTGTAACGTGTTGAATCTGTTTTCAGTGAAGTTTGATATACCAGATCAAGTATGTGGAGAATCTCCCCTACCAAGGTGGATGGAGCctgaattttttttaagtaaacAGAGGTTGAGTGCAAAAGAAAAGGCTGAAGCTCTCCAGAGAGCTAAAGGATTTAAATCTAAAGACCCCTTTTTCATGGTTTCTATGCGACCTTCGTTTGTTGGAGATAAGgcttatttggtaattaattataAGCTTCTTACAAATTCAATTGAAATAtataaattacatagaaaatgtttCTCATATTGACTTtatattcttcttcatcttttgtCAAGATTATACCATCAATGTTTGCAAATAATTACCTCCTCAATAAGCATCAAGATGTGATCCTTAAGGTTCAAGATGGGAGGACCTGGTCTGTTAAGTACTCTATCAGACAGTATAAAGGATCTTCTTCAAAAATCACATTTGAGTGTGGTTGGAAGGCATTTGCTCAAGACAATGAATTAAAAGTAGATGATGTGTGTGCCTTTGTTTTGAGAAGCAGCACTGGGATAATATTATTTGAAGTTGTTATTTTTTGTGAAAATGGAGTAGCAAAGTCCCCTATGTTATTAGGTAAATAAGAACTCTACTTATTCTATAATAATATTACTTTCATCATGGTGGATAATCTCGTAACACTAT
It encodes the following:
- the LOC133802354 gene encoding B3 domain-containing transcription factor VRN1-like isoform X1: MTCSSQRNHFTPTKPHFFKIILEQTLANTNLQIPKTFWMKYCGSLSSQVILKLPCGSRWELGLTKSDGKIWIEKGWNKFAEHYSLSRGNLLVFQYEGNSMFNVIIFDKSTAEIDYPSNPNHFEKHGIDIIQSHSHVGNKDDVSIEVLGSYPKTRDKSPLQCPQPHKKRKTSSCGKSKVKFDIPDQVCGESPLPRWMEPEFFLSKQRLSAKEKAEALQRAKGFKSKDPFFMVSMRPSFVGDKAYLIIPSMFANNYLLNKHQDVILKVQDGRTWSVKYSIRQYKGSSSKITFECGWKAFAQDNELKVDDVCAFVLRSSTGIILFEVVIFCENGVAKSPMLLAELAYTTAIEGASCSQSERPSFTVTMHETYATGHSNLYLPYKFVEKYINKNECEVRLWVSDGRSWFVPLKVRQANGFRRAELLCCGWKAFMLDNSLRKGDICTFELTNNGNEISFRVTFVKGAADDAYNKQVATKRRATTNPCVKVESSFNYGEASMISQNQMAKKEQENIKVEPFDKSMKVISEANTGNQGTANKRPSSSGLCSRGASEAANQFFTKNPYFQVVLQSNHAYGNKLPIPIAFMRQYLEEKSQTMTLWVGEKYRHVKLLAGPPYTFSAGWAAFATDNSLQPRDVCIFELIKRNQHEMKVTIFRQSDLAQD
- the LOC133802354 gene encoding B3 domain-containing transcription factor VRN1-like isoform X2, translating into MTCSSQRNHFTPTKPHFFKIILEQTLANTNLQIPKTFWMKYCGSLSSQVILKLPCGSRWELGLTKSDGKIWIEKGWNKFAEHYSLSRGNLLVFQYEGNSMFNVIIFDKSTAEIDYPSNPNHFEKHGIDIIQSHSHVGNKDDVSIEVLGSYPKTRDKSPLQCPQPHKKRKTSSCGKSKVKFDIPDQVCGESPLPRWMEPEFFLSKQRLSAKEKAEALQRAKGFKSKDPFFMVSMRPSFVGDKAYLIIPSMFANNYLLNKHQDVILKVQDGRTWSVKYSIRQYKGSSSKITFECGWKAFAQDNELKVDDVCAFVLRSSTGIILFEVVIFCENGVAKSPMLLELAYTTAIEGASCSQSERPSFTVTMHETYATGHSNLYLPYKFVEKYINKNECEVRLWVSDGRSWFVPLKVRQANGFRRAELLCCGWKAFMLDNSLRKGDICTFELTNNGNEISFRVTFVKGAADDAYNKQVATKRRATTNPCVKVESSFNYGEASMISQNQMAKKEQENIKVEPFDKSMKVISEANTGNQGTANKRPSSSGLCSRGASEAANQFFTKNPYFQVVLQSNHAYGNKLPIPIAFMRQYLEEKSQTMTLWVGEKYRHVKLLAGPPYTFSAGWAAFATDNSLQPRDVCIFELIKRNQHEMKVTIFRQSDLAQD